CAGCGCCCAGAGCCAGCCCACGCCCGGCACGGCGAACCCGTCCCCCTGATTGGCCCCGAAGACCGCGAGCGACCCCCGTTGCAGCAGATGCAGGGCGTAGAGGTGGATCAGATAGAAGAACAAGGGCGCCGCGCCGAACACGGCCAGCAGGCCGATCAGCCGATCCGACGCCCGCTCCAGCCCCGCCAGCAGCAGGGCGCCGACCCCCAGCGTCAGCAGGATGAAATCGGCGGACGGCGGATATTTGGTCAGGTTCAGCACGCTCATCGCCGTCTGCAGCGGCGTCGCCTGAACGGCCCACGGCGTCGGATCGCCATAGAGGTTGAGGACGCGCAGGATCGCGAACAGGGCCAGGGCCGACAGCCCCGTCGCCGCCAGACGTCTGATCCGCAGCCCCTGCGGCCCTGCGAACCAAGGCCCGACGCCATAGCCCAGGGCGATGACGCCGATCCACGGCAACAGCGGATAGGAGGTCCGGGCCTGCTCGACCCCCAGCCCCAACCCGGACAGATCGATGAAGCCTCGCTCGTGCAGGATGGCCCAAAGCGCATGGCCCGCCTGTCCCGGCGCGATGCTGATCGGATCCAGCAGATTGTGGCCCAGGACGATGATCAGTCCGACCCCGATCAGCGCCGGGCGGGGCAGATGCACCAGAGCCGCCAGGGCGATCATCGACAGGCCGATGACCCAGATCACCTGAAGATAGATCGTCTGCGGGCTCAGCGAGAAGGTCCAGGCGAAACTGACCACCGTCAGTTCCAGCGCCACCAGGAACAGACCCCGCTTCAGCAGAAAGCCGGACGCGGCCCGCGCCCGGTCCCCGCCCCTGGCGGTCTTGTCCGCATAGAGCCAGGCCCCCAGCCCGGTCAGGGCGACGAACACCGGGGCGCACAGATGGGCCGACAGCCGGGTGAAGAACAGGCCGGGCGCGGTCGTCGACACGTCCATCGGGTCCGAGACCTGGGCGTGGATGAAGAAGAACTCCCGCGCATGGTCCACCAGCATCAGCAGGATGACTAGTCCCCGCAGGGCGTCGATGGAGCGGATGCGGGCGCCCACGCCTGCCAGGGCGAGGGCGGGCCGGGAAACGGCAGGGGCCGGGGCAGGGGCAGGGGCGGAGGGCGAAAGCGTCGCAGCGGTTGACAGCGTCATGCCCAAGCGGATAGCCGATATAGTATAACGTTTCAAACGGAGCCTGACTTGTCCCTGCTTTCGAGCTGCGCCGGCGCCTGCCTGCTGGCCGCCGCCCAACCGTCCGTGGCTCTTGCGGCTCCAGCGCCGGAAGCCGCCGCCGAACCGGCCGCCTTGAGCGAAATCGTCGTCCTGGGCCGCCGCACGGCGCCGCGCGACCGGACCCTGGGCGCCGGACGCGACACCGAGACCATGTCCCCGTCCAGCCGCTCGATCGAGAACGACCTGATCCTGGCGGTCGGCGCCACCCGCCTGGCCGATGCGCTGGAGCTGGTCAGCGGCGTCAGCCAGCAGAACAATCGCGGCGGCGTGATGGACAATTTCGCCATCCGCGGCTTTCTGGGCACGCCCGACGGCGGGGCGGAATATTACGTCGACGGCTTCCTGGCCAATCGCGGCATGGCCCCGCCGCGCGACCCGGCCACGGCCGAACGGATAGAGGTGCTGAAGGGGCCGTCCGGCGCCCTGTTCGGCGACATCGACCCGGCCGGTCGGGTCAATCTGGTGTCCAAGACGCCCAGGTTCACGACCGGGGCGGCGTTCACCGCGACCGTCGGCTCCTTCGGACTGCGGCGCGGCGAGCTGGACGTCACCGGCCCGTTGCACGAGACCCTGGCCGGGCGGCTGATCCTGGCGGGCGAGACCAGCACGGGCTGGCGCGACCGCGTCGGGCTGGACCGCACCGTGGTCGCTCCCTCCCTGACGTGGCGGCCCAATGCGGACCTGCGCCTGACCTATGTGGGCGAGTTCACCACCTTCACCACCCTGTTCGACCGGGGAATGCCGGCCATCAAGGGCGACGCCCTGGCCCTGCCGGAATCCAACTATTACGGCGAGCCGGGCGACGGCCCGACCCGGTTCCGCAACGAACGGCATCAGATCACGGGCGAATACGCCCTGAACGGCGCCTGGAGCCTGAACGGCGGCGTCGCCTGGCGCGGCGGTTCGCTGAGGGGTCTGTCCAGCGATCAGTCCCGCCTGGTCGGCGACCAGCTGTGGCGCCAGCGCCGGGGCCGCGACTTCTCCGTCGAGGACCTGTCGGCGCGGCTGGAGCTGAACGGCGTGGTCGCGGCGGGCGTCGGCGTTCACAACCTGGCCTTCGGCGCCAAGGCCTATAGGCTGACCTATGGCGAGAAGTGGCTGCGGATCAATCCGACGGCGGCCAACCCCTATCCGATCGACGTCTTCAACCCGGTCTATGGGGCCGTTCCGGCGCCCACCCCCCTGCCCTTCACCGACAATCTGGAAACGCGCGAGGTCGTGACCCTGTACGCCCAGGACCTGTGGGAGGTGAACGATCGCCTCAGCCTGTCGGCGGGCCTGCGCCTGGACGACTATGACCAGCGCATCCGCAACAACCGGACCGGCGCGGTGGGTCAGGCGTCGGACACGCCGTTCGACTATCGTTTCGCCGCCCGTTACCGCCTGACAGACAACCTCACCGCCCACGCCAGCTATGGCCGGTCGTTCGTGTTGAATTCAGGCACGGGCCGCGACGGCGCGGGCTTCGCGCCCGAAAAGGGCCAGGGCTATGAGATCGGTCTGGCCGGCGCCTGGGACGGGCTGGACCTGGCCGCGACGGTGTTCGACATCAAGAAGTCCGACATCCTGACCACCGATCCGGTCGATTCCAACTATCTGGCCCCGGTGGGCAAGCTGACCACGCGCGGGATCGAGCTGGACGGGTCGCTGCGCCTGGACGACGCCTGGCAGGTGGTGGCCAACTACAGCTGGACCGACGCCAAGGCCGACGACAGCCGCTTCGCCAGCGACGCGGTGCTGAACGTGCCCGAACACTCAGGCTCGCTGTTAGCCATCGGCC
Above is a genomic segment from Candidatus Brevundimonas colombiensis containing:
- a CDS encoding DUF1624 domain-containing protein encodes the protein MTLSTAATLSPSAPAPAPAPAVSRPALALAGVGARIRSIDALRGLVILLMLVDHAREFFFIHAQVSDPMDVSTTAPGLFFTRLSAHLCAPVFVALTGLGAWLYADKTARGGDRARAASGFLLKRGLFLVALELTVVSFAWTFSLSPQTIYLQVIWVIGLSMIALAALVHLPRPALIGVGLIIVLGHNLLDPISIAPGQAGHALWAILHERGFIDLSGLGLGVEQARTSYPLLPWIGVIALGYGVGPWFAGPQGLRIRRLAATGLSALALFAILRVLNLYGDPTPWAVQATPLQTAMSVLNLTKYPPSADFILLTLGVGALLLAGLERASDRLIGLLAVFGAAPLFFYLIHLYALHLLQRGSLAVFGANQGDGFAVPGVGWLWALAAIVAIPCWFACRWFARIKRTSGQPWMKYL
- a CDS encoding TonB-dependent siderophore receptor codes for the protein MSLLSSCAGACLLAAAQPSVALAAPAPEAAAEPAALSEIVVLGRRTAPRDRTLGAGRDTETMSPSSRSIENDLILAVGATRLADALELVSGVSQQNNRGGVMDNFAIRGFLGTPDGGAEYYVDGFLANRGMAPPRDPATAERIEVLKGPSGALFGDIDPAGRVNLVSKTPRFTTGAAFTATVGSFGLRRGELDVTGPLHETLAGRLILAGETSTGWRDRVGLDRTVVAPSLTWRPNADLRLTYVGEFTTFTTLFDRGMPAIKGDALALPESNYYGEPGDGPTRFRNERHQITGEYALNGAWSLNGGVAWRGGSLRGLSSDQSRLVGDQLWRQRRGRDFSVEDLSARLELNGVVAAGVGVHNLAFGAKAYRLTYGEKWLRINPTAANPYPIDVFNPVYGAVPAPTPLPFTDNLETREVVTLYAQDLWEVNDRLSLSAGLRLDDYDQRIRNNRTGAVGQASDTPFDYRFAARYRLTDNLTAHASYGRSFVLNSGTGRDGAGFAPEKGQGYEIGLAGAWDGLDLAATVFDIKKSDILTTDPVDSNYLAPVGKLTTRGIELDGSLRLDDAWQVVANYSWTDAKADDSRFASDAVLNVPEHSGSLLAIGRFPTAHGTDWSVMAGAAYVGDRAGALADPVRLPAYWKAKAALDYGLTRQVTARVEVDNLFDERYAASSYSNLWIFPGAPRSIRASLRIAL